In the genome of Planococcus donghaensis, the window AAATCTAAAAAAATCAGCTTATCAATTCGCGCACTTCAAGAGCAGCCAGTAGCAGCTCAAAAAACTGAAAAACCAAAACAATCTCTTCAGTCACACGTGAACGAAAGTGATTCTGAAGGATTCAACTCTTTGAAAGAAAAAATGCAAGAGTGGATCAAGCGTTCTGGACAGTAAGAAAGCAAAAAACGAAGCGTAGACATTATGTCTGCGCTTCGTTTTTTTTGATTTTTCGTAAACGGTATTGAAGGTTTTGTCGACTCATACCAAGAGCAGCAGCTGCTTTTGTGACATTGCCATGATGCAAGTCCATCGCTTTTTGCAAGTAATACATTTCAGCTTCAAACAAATATTCCTCAAGTGGCAATAACTCCGTAGTAGACTGAACGATAAAATCTTCAGGTTTTTGTGCTCCGTTCAAATGATTTTTCAGCATGAAATGATGCGGTAACATATCTGCTGTAACAATTTCTTGGGTTGTCAACATGGACGTAATTTCATCTAATAGCAATTCCAGTTCTTTTAAATTCCCGGGCCAGTCATAGTCATGTAGCAAATCTGTGACTTCTTTGTCTAGCCCATGGACAACAGATCCTACCATCATTCGGTGACGTGAAAAATAATCATTTACAAATGGCAAAATGTCTTCTTTACGCAGACGAAGTGGTGCCACTTTTATCGTCATAGAAGAAAAGAAATAGTAAAGGTCTTTCAGCAATTTATGTGACGTGATTAATTCGACTGGGTCTTCACCGACACTGGCGATAAAATACGTATTTCCACGCGAACGTTCTTCTACCATCTCTAGCAACTGTTCCTGCAAAGGCAGAGGTAGCAAATCAATTCGTTCACAATAAATGGTGCCTTCGTTAATTTGTTTGATGTCTTCACCAAGTTGATCGATAATCGTTCCGTCGGTTCCGTGACAATAAAGCGTATGCATGGGTCTTTCGGAAGATTGCGCCCAATGAATCGCTTCTGCAATCAACTCTTTTCCAGTACCAGATTCACCTACTAGAAGTACCGGCAAATTTGCAATTGCTGCTTTTTCAGCAGTAGCAATTACTTTTTTCATGCTTTTCGATACGGCAGATATGGTTGAAAAGGTAATGGGCTCGTCGTATTTTTTTAATGGTTGATAAATGACTTTTTCAAGAGTTGTGACATCGCGCGATAACTCGATTGCACCAATCAACTTATTTTTATCAAATACCGGATAGGTATCATTAATGGTGGTAATTTCTTGGCCTTTACGGTTCCAATAAGTTTGTTTGACATTGAAAACAGGGATTTTACTTTGAAGCACTTGTAACATTGTGCTTTCTTGTTGGTCAAACCGGAACAATTCTAACAGCGAACGGTCCGCAAGTTCCTCGAAATCGAATCCTTCAATTTCTCGCATTTTCTTATTATATAAAACGGTCTTTCCTTTTGTGTCTATGGCGTGAATTCCAATAGCTACATGCTCTCCGGCAAATTTATAAAACGGTGATAAATCGATATCTTCCGGCTTCAAAACGCTCACTCCAAAATTATTTTGATTTTTTAAACGAAAAGACTTGAATTATGCAACAATCTTTTGCATTATTATAAGTGGAAACAGTTTGAAAGTGCAAATTTTTTTTGCGCTCACTTAAAATTCAAGGAGGATTTACATGATTCCCTACAAACACGAACCATTCACAGATTTCTCGGTTGAAAAAAACCGCACAGATTACCTTGAGGGCTTGAAAACAGTTGAAGCTTACCTTGGACAAGATTATCCGTTAATTATTGGTGGAGAACGAATCACTACTGAAGATAAAATTATTTCTTTCAACCCTGCTAACAAAGAAGAATTGGTTGGACGAGTTTCTAAATCGAACAAAGAATTAGCTGAAAAAGCAATGCAAGCAGCTGATGAAGCTTTTAAAACATGGAGAAAAGTTAAACCTGAAGTTCGCGCGGATGTTTTACTTAGAGCAGCTGCAATTGTACGTCGCCGCAAACACGAATTCTCAGCACTTTTGACAAAAGAAGCTGGTAAGCCTTGGAACGAAGCAGATGCAGATACAGCTGAAGCAATCGATTTCATGGAATACTATGCTCGCCAAATGCTACGTCTTAAAGATGGTATGCCAGTAGAAAGCCGTCCAGGCGAAGACAACCGTTATGACTATATTCCTTTAGGCGTAGGTGTTGTTATTTCACCTTGGAACTTTGCTTTCGCAATCATGGCTGGTACAGCTGTAGCAGCAATGGTAGCAGGTAACACGGTTCTATTAAAACCAGCATCAACGACTCCGGTAGTTGCTTATAAATTTATCGAAGTTCTTGAAGAAGCGGGCATGCCAGCTGGTGTTGTTAACTTTATTCCAGGACCAGGATCTGAAGTAGGCGACTACTTAGTAGATCATCCGAACACTCGCTTTATCTCATTCACAGGCTCTAAAGAAGTAGGTCTGCGCATTGCAGAACGTTCTTCTAAAGTGAACGAAGGGCAAATTTGGATGAAACGTTTAATCGCTGAAATGGGCGGTAAAAACACAATGGTCGTAGATAAAGAAGCAGACCTTGAACTTGCAGCACAATCAATTGTAAAATCAGCATTTGGCTTTAGCGGACAAAAATGTTCAGCTGGATCTCGCGCAGTAATTGTTGAAGATGTTTACGATACAGTTCTTGAGCGCGTAATCGAGTTGACAAAAGAATTAACAATCGGTGACCCAACAGATCAGTCTAACTACATGGGCCCAGTTATTGATGGCAACTCATACAACAAAATTATGAGCTATATCGAAATTGGTAAAGAAGAAGGACGCTTAGTTGCTGGTGGAGACGGAGACGATTCAAAAGGATTCTTCGTAAACCCAACTGTCTTTGCTGACCTTGACCCACAAGCTCGCATTATGCAGGAAGAAATCTTTGGTCCAGTTGTTGGATTAATGAAAGCTAAAGATTTTGACCACGCACTTGAAATTGCGAACAACACAGAATATGGCTTGACTGGTGGAGTTATCACAAACAACCGCGCTAACCTAGAAAAAGCACGTGAAGATTTCCACGTTGGTAACTTATACTTCAACCGCGGCTGCACAGGCGCAATCGTTGGATATCAGTCATTCGGTGGATTTAACATGTCTGGAACTGACTCAAAAGCAGGCGGCCCAGATTATATCGTTCTTCACATGCAAGCAAAAACAACTTCTGAGATGTATTAATCTATCACCAAATGGTATAATAATTCATTAAAAGGCAGACTACGGTCTGCCTTTTTTAAAAAAGAGGAGGAATTTACATGACACAAACACAAACAATTATTGAACAAACAGAAAAATTTGGTGCGAACAATTATCATCCACTTCCGATCGTTATTACAGAAGCTGAAGGTGTATGGGTAAAAGATCCAGAAGGCAATAAGTTTATGGACATGTTGTCAGCTTACTCGGCGGTTAACCAAGGTCACCGCCACCCAAAAATCATTCAAGCATTAAAAGATCAAGCGGACCGTGTAACATTAACATCACGTGCTTTCCACAACGATAAATTAGCTCCTTGGTACCAATTAATTTGCGATATTTCAGGGAAAGAAATGGCATTACCAATGAATACAGGCGCAGAAGCAGTTGAGACCGCTTTCAAAGCTGCACGTCGTTGGGCTTATGATGTAAAAGGTGTTACTGAAAACCAAGCAGAAATTATCGCATGCGACGGCAACTTCCATGGTCGTACGATGACAGCTGTTTCATTATCATCAGACCCTGAATACCGTAAAGGTTTTGGACCAATGCTGCCAGGCATTAACTTAATTCCTTTTGGCGATTTAGAAGCGTTGAAAAATGCAATTACACCAAACACAGCAGCATTTTTAATCGAACCAATTCAAGGAGAAGCAGGAATCATCATGCCTCCAGAAGGTTTCTTGAAGGCAGCGAGAGAACTTTGCCGCGAAAACAATGTCCTATTTATTGCAGATGAAATCCAATGTGGACTTGCACGTACAGGTAAAATGTTTGCTTGCGAATGGGAAGATGTAAACCCGGATATGTACATTTTAGGTAAAGCACTTGGTGGCGGTGTATTCCCAATTTCATGTGTAGTTGCGGATAAAGACATTCTTGGCGTATTCAACCCAGGGTCACACGGTTCTACTTTTGGCGGTAACCCACTTGCATGTGCAGTGTCTGTTGCTTCATTAGAAGTATTGCTAGATGAAAAATTATCAGAACGCTCTCAAGAACTAGGTGAATATTTCATGGGCAAATTACGTGAAATCAAGCACCCTTCTGTAAAAGAAGTTAGAGGCCGCGGGTTGTTCATCGGTATGGAACTAACAGAAGCAGCAAGACCGTATTGCGAACAATTGAAAGAGTTGGGGCTATTGTGTAAAGAAACGCACGATACGGTAATCCGTTTTGCTCCGCCATTAATCATTACAAAAGAAGAATTAGATTGGGCGATCGAACGCATTCAAAAAGTATTCGCTAATTAATTTCTACATGGCAAATAAATCTTCAAATGTGTTACACTAGTTGCTGAGTAAATACTAAATATAAAGAGGCGAATTAATACAATGACTGAAAACTTGAACTTGTTGACGTCTACGCAGAATGTTATTAAAACTGCACTAGATAAGCTTGGATACGAAGATGCGATGTACGAGCTTTTAAAAGAACCAATGAGAATGTTAGAAGTGCGCATTCCTATCCGTATGGATGATGGCAAAACAAAAGTCTTTACGGGATTCCGTGCACAACACAGTGATGCGGTAGGTCCGACAAAAGGTGGAGTTCGTTTCCACCCGGATGTAAACCGTGAAGAAGTAATTGCATTATCAATGTGGATGACATTGAAATGTGGAATTGTAGAATTACCTTACGGCGGTGCTAAAGGTGGCATTATTTGTGATCCACGTGAAATGTCGATGCACGAGATTGAGAAATTGAGTCGTGGATACGTCCGAGCAATCAGTCAATTTGTTGGGCCAAACAAAGACATCCCGGCACCAGATGTATTCACCAACTCACAAATCATGGCTTGGATGTACGATGAATACAGCAAAATTGATGAATTCAATTCTCCTGGTTTTATTACAGGTAAGCCAATTGTTCTTGGTGGATCTCAAGGTCGCGACAAAGCAACTGCTCAAGGCGTAACCATTTGTATTAATGAGGCAGCAAAAAAACGTGGCTTGGATATGCAAGGTGCGCGTGTTGTTATTCAAGGTTTTGGTAATGCAGGAAGTTTCCTTGCGAAGTTCCTTCATGACGCTGGGGCGAAAGTAGTTGGAATATCAGATGCATACGGTGCTCTTCATGACCCAGATGGTTTAGATATCGATTATTTACTAGACCGTCGTGATAGTTTCGGAACAGTTACTACATTGTTTGATAACACCATTACAAATAAAGAATTATTTGAATTGGATTGCGATATTTTAGTACCGGCGGCTATTGCAAATCAGATCACTGAAGAAAATGCCAACAACATTAAAGCTTCTATTGTAGTTGAGGCAGCTAACGGCCCAACAACTGCAGAAGCGACGAAGATGCTAACAGATCGCGGGATCCTTTTGGTACCTGACGTTCTAGCGAGCTCTGGTGGAGTTACAGTTTCTTACTTCGAGTGGGTACAAAATAACCAAGGTTATTACTGGACACAAGAAGAAGTGGATGAAAAACTCAACAAAAAAT includes:
- a CDS encoding ornithine--oxo-acid transaminase is translated as MTQTQTIIEQTEKFGANNYHPLPIVITEAEGVWVKDPEGNKFMDMLSAYSAVNQGHRHPKIIQALKDQADRVTLTSRAFHNDKLAPWYQLICDISGKEMALPMNTGAEAVETAFKAARRWAYDVKGVTENQAEIIACDGNFHGRTMTAVSLSSDPEYRKGFGPMLPGINLIPFGDLEALKNAITPNTAAFLIEPIQGEAGIIMPPEGFLKAARELCRENNVLFIADEIQCGLARTGKMFACEWEDVNPDMYILGKALGGGVFPISCVVADKDILGVFNPGSHGSTFGGNPLACAVSVASLEVLLDEKLSERSQELGEYFMGKLREIKHPSVKEVRGRGLFIGMELTEAARPYCEQLKELGLLCKETHDTVIRFAPPLIITKEELDWAIERIQKVFAN
- a CDS encoding Glu/Leu/Phe/Val family dehydrogenase → MTENLNLLTSTQNVIKTALDKLGYEDAMYELLKEPMRMLEVRIPIRMDDGKTKVFTGFRAQHSDAVGPTKGGVRFHPDVNREEVIALSMWMTLKCGIVELPYGGAKGGIICDPREMSMHEIEKLSRGYVRAISQFVGPNKDIPAPDVFTNSQIMAWMYDEYSKIDEFNSPGFITGKPIVLGGSQGRDKATAQGVTICINEAAKKRGLDMQGARVVIQGFGNAGSFLAKFLHDAGAKVVGISDAYGALHDPDGLDIDYLLDRRDSFGTVTTLFDNTITNKELFELDCDILVPAAIANQITEENANNIKASIVVEAANGPTTAEATKMLTDRGILLVPDVLASSGGVTVSYFEWVQNNQGYYWTQEEVDEKLNKKLVDAFENVYNVATTRNIDMRLAAYMVGARRTAEASRFRGWV
- a CDS encoding sigma 54-interacting transcriptional regulator, whose translation is MKPEDIDLSPFYKFAGEHVAIGIHAIDTKGKTVLYNKKMREIEGFDFEELADRSLLELFRFDQQESTMLQVLQSKIPVFNVKQTYWNRKGQEITTINDTYPVFDKNKLIGAIELSRDVTTLEKVIYQPLKKYDEPITFSTISAVSKSMKKVIATAEKAAIANLPVLLVGESGTGKELIAEAIHWAQSSERPMHTLYCHGTDGTIIDQLGEDIKQINEGTIYCERIDLLPLPLQEQLLEMVEERSRGNTYFIASVGEDPVELITSHKLLKDLYYFFSSMTIKVAPLRLRKEDILPFVNDYFSRHRMMVGSVVHGLDKEVTDLLHDYDWPGNLKELELLLDEITSMLTTQEIVTADMLPHHFMLKNHLNGAQKPEDFIVQSTTELLPLEEYLFEAEMYYLQKAMDLHHGNVTKAAAALGMSRQNLQYRLRKIKKNEAQT
- the pruA gene encoding L-glutamate gamma-semialdehyde dehydrogenase; its protein translation is MIPYKHEPFTDFSVEKNRTDYLEGLKTVEAYLGQDYPLIIGGERITTEDKIISFNPANKEELVGRVSKSNKELAEKAMQAADEAFKTWRKVKPEVRADVLLRAAAIVRRRKHEFSALLTKEAGKPWNEADADTAEAIDFMEYYARQMLRLKDGMPVESRPGEDNRYDYIPLGVGVVISPWNFAFAIMAGTAVAAMVAGNTVLLKPASTTPVVAYKFIEVLEEAGMPAGVVNFIPGPGSEVGDYLVDHPNTRFISFTGSKEVGLRIAERSSKVNEGQIWMKRLIAEMGGKNTMVVDKEADLELAAQSIVKSAFGFSGQKCSAGSRAVIVEDVYDTVLERVIELTKELTIGDPTDQSNYMGPVIDGNSYNKIMSYIEIGKEEGRLVAGGDGDDSKGFFVNPTVFADLDPQARIMQEEIFGPVVGLMKAKDFDHALEIANNTEYGLTGGVITNNRANLEKAREDFHVGNLYFNRGCTGAIVGYQSFGGFNMSGTDSKAGGPDYIVLHMQAKTTSEMY